From the genome of Blautia pseudococcoides, one region includes:
- a CDS encoding GNAT family N-acetyltransferase, producing MTKREELIKLKPDNHDMRLKYYELVLKSSSLENLPGFSLPKGYRYVYYREGDKKDWIAIETSAREFVLPMEGEAAWEKYYAGKEKELEERMFFVETLDGEKVATATAFYEPRDLSGAGWLHWVAVKREYQRQGIAKALISHTLQRLKELGYPSIKIPTQTNTWVAAGMYLDFGFRPVPENAVNSREGYGILRTLTNHPALAAFEPVPYEEIWDSHMVEIEKKLREQYADLVHFRVLEENGQERILFCTQTGTGEWKKAF from the coding sequence ATGACGAAAAGAGAAGAACTTATAAAGTTAAAACCCGACAACCATGATATGCGCCTGAAATACTACGAGCTGGTCCTAAAGAGCAGCAGTCTTGAAAACCTTCCCGGCTTTTCTCTGCCAAAGGGATACCGCTATGTCTATTACAGGGAGGGAGATAAGAAGGACTGGATTGCCATAGAAACATCTGCAAGAGAATTTGTTCTTCCGATGGAGGGGGAGGCTGCCTGGGAGAAGTACTATGCCGGGAAAGAAAAAGAGCTGGAAGAGAGAATGTTTTTTGTGGAGACTTTGGATGGCGAAAAAGTTGCCACAGCCACAGCATTCTATGAACCACGGGACTTATCCGGCGCGGGATGGCTGCACTGGGTGGCTGTAAAGAGAGAATACCAGAGGCAGGGCATTGCAAAAGCCCTGATCTCCCATACTCTGCAGCGTTTAAAAGAACTGGGCTATCCCTCCATTAAGATACCGACGCAGACAAATACCTGGGTAGCTGCCGGAATGTATCTGGATTTCGGGTTTCGGCCAGTACCGGAAAATGCTGTAAACAGCAGGGAAGGGTACGGAATTCTCAGGACATTGACGAATCATCCGGCACTTGCAGCCTTTGAACCCGTACCTTATGAGGAGATTTGGGATTCCCATATGGTTGAGATAGAGAAAAAACTGAGGGAACAATATGCTGATTTGGTCCATTTCAGGGTTTTGGAGGAGAACGGGCAGGAGAGGATCCTGTTCTGTACTCAGACCGGGACTGGAGAATGGAAGAAAGCATTTTAG
- a CDS encoding TetR/AcrR family transcriptional regulator — MGKLEINKRQKKSALFQTAFDLFTNKGFAKTTISDIVNQAGLAKGTFYLYFKDKYDLRDKLIAYKAGQLFADAHKALAAREITGFENQMMWMMDYIIERFQKEHTLLQFIAKNLSWGIFKNAFARTVPEESQKFYEYYLEMMKKSAVTCEEPELMLFTFIELVGSTCYNCILFEQPVTMDKYLPYLHKAIHQIFLAYTTS, encoded by the coding sequence ATGGGAAAACTGGAGATAAACAAGCGGCAGAAAAAGAGTGCTCTCTTCCAGACCGCATTTGATCTATTTACAAATAAAGGCTTTGCCAAAACCACAATCTCTGACATCGTCAATCAGGCCGGGCTTGCAAAAGGAACTTTTTACCTTTATTTCAAGGATAAATATGATTTGAGGGATAAATTGATCGCTTACAAAGCCGGACAATTGTTTGCGGATGCCCATAAGGCGTTGGCGGCCAGGGAGATTACAGGTTTTGAGAATCAGATGATGTGGATGATGGACTATATCATTGAACGTTTCCAGAAAGAACATACCCTTCTTCAGTTCATTGCAAAGAATCTATCCTGGGGTATTTTCAAAAATGCCTTTGCACGTACCGTACCGGAAGAATCACAGAAGTTTTATGAATACTATCTTGAAATGATGAAAAAAAGCGCAGTGACCTGTGAGGAACCTGAGCTTATGCTTTTTACTTTTATTGAATTGGTGGGGTCCACCTGTTACAACTGTATTTTATTTGAACAGCCGGTGACCATGGACAAATACCTGCCATATCTTCATAAAGCCATCCACCAGATTTTTCTTGCTTATACAACAAGCTGA
- a CDS encoding DUF4003 family protein, whose amino-acid sequence MREELRKRCDLFIENRDIIKSTFGWESPYVYPMCAGILTSRGSLADADRLLSCRDILKANTGPFSNFRGVSKLAVITMLSLTENPEMVMEQMLTLYGRLKEYFWGSEYLTVAAATVAEMADPSRYEEIIRKTGRIYSRMKNAHPFLTSGEDSAFAVLLAMSELDDSCIEREMEQCYHILKPCFFSGNSVQSLSHILALGEDFAVPKCRRALELFDSLKSRGLRYGTGCELATLGVLALLDVEKDILVQDITEADAFLKSRKGFGAFGVGARQRLMYAGMMASCDYVPDLHSMQTAALNGVVALVIAQQAAICASAAAASAAAASSSSNS is encoded by the coding sequence TTGAGAGAAGAACTGAGAAAACGCTGTGATCTGTTTATTGAAAACAGAGATATCATCAAATCCACCTTTGGGTGGGAGAGCCCGTATGTCTATCCAATGTGCGCGGGGATCCTGACGTCAAGAGGTTCTCTTGCCGATGCGGACCGCCTGCTTAGCTGCCGGGATATTTTAAAGGCCAATACCGGACCTTTTTCTAATTTCAGAGGTGTTTCAAAACTGGCTGTCATTACCATGCTCTCGCTGACGGAAAACCCCGAAATGGTGATGGAGCAGATGCTGACGCTTTACGGACGGCTAAAGGAATACTTCTGGGGTTCCGAATATCTGACAGTGGCGGCTGCCACCGTAGCGGAGATGGCAGACCCGTCCCGGTATGAGGAGATCATACGCAAAACAGGCCGTATTTACAGCCGTATGAAAAATGCCCATCCATTTCTCACATCCGGCGAGGACAGTGCATTTGCCGTACTTCTTGCTATGTCTGAACTGGATGATTCCTGTATTGAACGGGAGATGGAGCAGTGCTATCATATTTTAAAGCCCTGCTTCTTCTCCGGGAATTCGGTGCAGTCCCTCAGTCACATTCTGGCTCTCGGTGAGGATTTTGCGGTGCCGAAGTGCAGAAGGGCGCTGGAATTATTTGATTCCCTGAAATCCCGGGGGCTGAGATACGGAACAGGCTGTGAGCTTGCAACATTAGGTGTTCTGGCGCTTCTGGATGTGGAAAAAGATATACTGGTACAGGATATCACAGAGGCGGATGCTTTTCTGAAATCCCGGAAAGGATTCGGGGCTTTTGGTGTGGGGGCCAGACAGAGGCTGATGTATGCCGGCATGATGGCTTCCTGCGATTATGTGCCGGACCTGCATTCCATGCAGACAGCGGCATTAAACGGCGTTGTGGCTTTGGTCATAGCCCAGCAGGCCGCAATCTGCGCCTCCGCAGCCGCAGCCAGTGCAGCCGCGGCTTCCTCCTCCTCCAATTCCTGA
- a CDS encoding 3'-5' exonuclease: protein MLKSYIAFDIETTGLSPEENEIIEIGALKVRNGKVQERFMEFIKPKLFIPANITGITGITNEMVENARCREEVIPDFLHFCEQDILIGHNVLFDYSFVRLSAESLGYTFEKDGIDTLKIARTVHRDLPSRSLGELCEHYRINNSAAHRAYHDALATAKLYQTMAHYFEEKEPHLFEPSPLVCTAKKCPPATKKQMDFLMRLIKQKGLKQTFNPDTLTRNEASRLIDSILSGQAV, encoded by the coding sequence ATGTTAAAATCATACATAGCTTTTGACATAGAAACTACAGGTCTAAGTCCAGAAGAAAATGAGATCATAGAGATAGGCGCATTAAAGGTGCGGAACGGAAAAGTACAGGAACGTTTTATGGAATTTATTAAGCCAAAACTTTTTATTCCAGCCAATATCACAGGCATTACCGGAATCACCAATGAAATGGTGGAAAATGCCAGGTGCCGGGAAGAGGTGATTCCTGATTTCCTGCATTTTTGTGAGCAGGATATTTTGATCGGGCACAATGTGCTGTTTGACTACAGCTTTGTCAGGCTCAGCGCCGAATCTCTGGGTTATACCTTTGAAAAAGACGGCATTGACACTTTGAAAATAGCCAGAACCGTGCACAGGGACCTTCCGTCCAGAAGTCTGGGCGAGCTGTGTGAGCACTACCGGATCAACAATTCAGCTGCCCACAGGGCCTATCATGACGCACTGGCAACTGCTAAGCTGTACCAGACCATGGCACACTATTTTGAGGAGAAAGAGCCCCATCTGTTTGAGCCGTCTCCTCTGGTCTGCACAGCCAAAAAATGCCCGCCCGCTACAAAAAAGCAGATGGATTTTCTTATGCGTCTGATAAAGCAGAAGGGCTTGAAACAGACTTTTAACCCGGACACACTGACCAGAAATGAAGCCTCCCGGTTAATAGACAGTATTCTGTCCGGCCAGGCGGTATAG
- a CDS encoding damage-control phosphatase ARMT1 family protein gives MKISTNVKLSAQCMSCLITRQMENLKDVASEELKSAYMREVFQIIGAAQPEDTAPVLIAKINVIHQKYFGRAYSFEQLKKDYNHRMLEAEDAVRSRIAQSDDPVYQGILYARAGNYIDFGAMGSVSDEKLWELIDTASGETLDASEYSDFTNQMETAGNLVYLTDNCGEIVLDKLLIEQLMKKYPQIHVTVIVRGEPVINDATIEDANMTGLSDLVPVIGNGTKIAGTSLKHISKEARDLIAAADLILSKGQGNFETLNNSGLNVYYMFLCKCSWFVTRFGLEQYKGVFVNDRSLGRDIS, from the coding sequence ATGAAAATATCCACAAATGTAAAATTAAGCGCCCAGTGTATGAGCTGCCTGATCACCCGTCAGATGGAGAATCTGAAGGACGTCGCTTCCGAGGAATTAAAGTCTGCCTATATGCGGGAAGTGTTTCAGATCATCGGTGCAGCGCAGCCGGAGGACACAGCACCCGTGCTCATCGCTAAAATAAATGTGATCCATCAGAAGTATTTTGGACGCGCATACAGTTTTGAACAGTTAAAAAAAGATTACAATCATAGGATGCTGGAGGCAGAGGATGCGGTACGCAGCCGGATCGCCCAGTCAGACGACCCTGTATACCAGGGGATCCTGTACGCCCGGGCAGGCAATTATATTGATTTTGGAGCCATGGGCAGTGTGAGCGATGAAAAGCTCTGGGAGCTGATCGACACAGCTTCCGGGGAAACCCTGGATGCCTCCGAATACAGTGATTTCACAAACCAGATGGAGACTGCCGGAAACCTGGTCTACCTTACCGATAATTGCGGTGAGATCGTTCTTGATAAGCTTTTGATCGAACAGCTTATGAAAAAATATCCGCAGATTCATGTTACCGTTATTGTACGGGGTGAACCGGTGATCAATGATGCCACAATTGAGGATGCCAATATGACCGGGCTTTCTGATCTGGTGCCTGTCATCGGCAATGGCACGAAAATTGCAGGCACAAGCCTGAAGCATATCTCCAAAGAGGCCAGGGACCTGATCGCTGCTGCGGACCTGATCCTCTCAAAAGGCCAGGGAAATTTTGAGACGCTGAACAACAGCGGGCTGAATGTCTACTACATGTTTCTCTGCAAATGTTCCTGGTTCGTGACCAGATTTGGGCTGGAGCAGTATAAAGGTGTGTTTGTAAATGACAGAAGTCTTGGGAGGGATATATCTTGA
- a CDS encoding YhgE/Pip domain-containing protein — MNRNRKLKNKMMTGLAVSMATVVGAMPVYAAGETEKEVSKEETVYVNADAAGKEKDVTVSSWLKNAGVEKKLKDQTDLKDIKNVKGEETYTEKGDSVIWNTEGQDIYYQGKTSKALPVSVNLAYYLDGKKMSPEDLPGKSGHLQIKIHYENHVKQTVKVDGKEETLYSPFVMMTGLILPEDIFSNVMIDNGKVISDGSRNIVLGIAMPGLKESLGLDKNLNKGNDSDGITLPESLEVSADVKNFSMDPTFTIALTDIMKELNTEDITDMDKLKDSLNDLEDTALKLVDGSAELSKGADTLDSKYKEFDDGVNVLKSGIDVLNSGGVQLADGIGSYTEGVDQLDNGIQTYLGSSGVLTGKVTEYVDGINTIVNGVKQYTDGASLLADGTTAYIAGEKQLAAGAEGLRPLIEGLPKITDAVGQLNSALDGKGSTTDDIRLAADTLAAGTQQLKDTLDSTDIHAMMALVDQMTGTGQELLRETEDLSSMMQEKIAVPVSEMIAAGESLKNNLSSLQSYLTTIQSESERAIAQAEQAVTNDVNSKIDMKNTQIQNMANTAADTAQEAANAELQAARDALDAQIAASDDEAVISALTAAKGQLGNVTVDAENMEKLEHIQVPAVNVNIPAFDASGIVNAIEKMAGSYQTVEAAVSELGSDEFPLIQKQLEGITAMKNQIPTAPMETLKESVSALNTGMQQLKGGISQLSGSVSLLDQSTSTLPKTSKGIQSLLDGFKNLGNANQKLLDGAGELKQNAPILVQGVGTLQGGTSQLSHGLDELSTELCSGAAMLSANSGTLREGAATLTSGTGELLSGSNTLQDASGQIQEGISQLKDGAKTLKDGMKEFHEKGTKKLKDTIEDKVGNILDRVNALNSENCTYDTFSGKADNMNGNVKFIIETDAIEAEE, encoded by the coding sequence ATGAACAGAAACAGAAAACTGAAAAATAAGATGATGACAGGACTTGCCGTGAGCATGGCCACTGTTGTGGGTGCCATGCCGGTTTATGCAGCAGGGGAAACGGAGAAAGAAGTATCCAAGGAAGAAACGGTCTATGTGAATGCCGACGCAGCCGGCAAAGAAAAGGATGTGACAGTGTCCAGCTGGCTTAAAAACGCCGGAGTGGAGAAGAAGCTGAAAGACCAGACTGATTTAAAAGATATAAAAAACGTTAAGGGTGAGGAGACATATACGGAAAAAGGGGATTCTGTTATCTGGAATACTGAGGGGCAGGATATTTATTATCAGGGAAAAACCAGCAAAGCCCTGCCGGTCTCTGTAAACCTGGCCTACTATTTAGACGGAAAGAAAATGAGCCCCGAAGATTTGCCAGGAAAGAGCGGGCATCTGCAGATCAAGATCCATTATGAAAACCATGTCAAACAGACCGTAAAGGTGGACGGAAAAGAGGAAACCCTCTATAGTCCTTTTGTTATGATGACAGGACTGATTCTGCCGGAAGATATTTTTTCAAATGTTATGATTGATAACGGAAAGGTTATTTCAGACGGCAGCAGAAATATTGTGCTTGGTATTGCCATGCCCGGCCTGAAAGAAAGCCTGGGGCTTGACAAAAACCTGAATAAAGGTAATGACAGTGACGGTATTACCCTTCCGGAGAGCCTGGAGGTGTCCGCGGATGTGAAAAACTTTTCTATGGACCCTACTTTTACCATAGCGCTGACGGATATCATGAAGGAACTAAATACAGAAGACATCACGGATATGGATAAACTGAAGGATTCTCTGAATGATCTGGAGGACACTGCCCTTAAACTGGTAGACGGTTCCGCGGAGCTGTCTAAAGGGGCTGATACCCTGGACAGCAAATATAAAGAATTTGACGATGGTGTGAACGTGTTAAAGAGCGGAATTGATGTGCTGAACAGCGGCGGAGTACAACTTGCAGACGGAATCGGCAGTTATACAGAGGGTGTGGATCAGTTGGATAACGGGATCCAGACCTATTTAGGAAGCAGCGGCGTTCTCACAGGAAAGGTTACAGAGTATGTGGACGGGATCAATACCATAGTGAATGGGGTAAAACAGTATACCGACGGTGCTTCTTTACTGGCAGACGGCACAACGGCCTATATTGCCGGGGAGAAACAGCTCGCTGCCGGAGCAGAAGGACTCAGGCCCCTTATAGAGGGGCTGCCGAAAATAACAGATGCTGTCGGACAGCTGAACAGCGCACTGGACGGAAAGGGCAGCACCACGGATGATATCCGCCTTGCTGCTGATACGCTGGCTGCCGGCACCCAGCAGTTAAAAGATACGCTGGACAGTACAGATATCCATGCAATGATGGCGCTGGTGGATCAGATGACAGGCACAGGCCAGGAACTGCTTAGGGAGACAGAGGACCTGTCCTCCATGATGCAGGAAAAGATTGCCGTTCCTGTCAGTGAAATGATTGCCGCAGGTGAGAGCCTGAAGAACAATCTTAGCTCTCTGCAGTCATATCTCACCACGATTCAGTCAGAATCAGAAAGGGCTATTGCCCAGGCAGAACAGGCAGTAACCAATGATGTAAATAGTAAAATTGATATGAAAAACACCCAGATCCAGAACATGGCAAATACTGCGGCAGATACTGCACAGGAAGCCGCCAATGCAGAACTCCAGGCAGCAAGGGATGCTTTGGATGCACAGATCGCCGCTTCCGATGATGAGGCAGTGATAAGTGCTCTGACAGCCGCCAAAGGCCAGCTTGGCAATGTGACAGTGGACGCGGAAAACATGGAAAAGCTGGAACATATACAGGTTCCGGCAGTCAACGTAAATATTCCTGCTTTCGATGCTTCCGGAATCGTAAATGCTATAGAAAAAATGGCTGGCTCCTATCAGACGGTTGAAGCAGCCGTCAGTGAACTTGGCAGCGATGAATTTCCGTTGATCCAAAAGCAGCTGGAAGGAATCACTGCCATGAAAAATCAGATTCCAACAGCACCTATGGAAACTTTAAAAGAGAGTGTATCTGCCCTTAACACAGGCATGCAGCAGCTAAAAGGCGGTATCAGCCAGCTTTCTGGCAGTGTCAGCCTGCTGGACCAGAGCACATCCACACTTCCAAAAACCAGCAAAGGGATCCAGTCTCTTCTGGATGGATTTAAGAACCTGGGAAATGCCAATCAGAAGCTTTTAGACGGTGCAGGGGAATTAAAACAGAATGCGCCTATATTGGTACAGGGGGTAGGAACACTTCAGGGAGGCACTTCACAGTTAAGCCATGGACTGGATGAGTTGAGTACAGAGCTTTGTTCCGGTGCTGCCATGCTTTCCGCAAACAGCGGCACACTGCGGGAAGGAGCTGCCACACTGACCTCAGGCACCGGGGAACTGTTGTCAGGCAGCAACACCCTGCAGG
- a CDS encoding alpha/beta fold hydrolase: MQYKKRPWPLWKKLSLSLSTAVLFLFFGFAVYVSNYYHSQAYEPKDAITTESDDYLTYGDKNSGTGFIFYPGGLVEAKSYAPLLERIAGENVFCVLVKMPFHLAVFNSNAADTVIQDFPDVKNWYLGGHSLGGAMASSYAQKHEDSLEGLVLLAAYPTDTLKSLPVLSIYGSRDGVLNREKYKESIKNAKICKEIIIQGANHAGFGNYGEQKKDKTASISGEEQWDSTAEYILEFLDALA, from the coding sequence ATGCAGTATAAAAAAAGGCCCTGGCCTCTATGGAAGAAACTATCTTTAAGCCTGTCAACCGCAGTGCTGTTTCTGTTTTTTGGTTTTGCCGTGTATGTTTCAAATTATTACCATTCACAGGCATATGAACCAAAGGATGCCATCACAACCGAATCGGACGATTACCTTACATATGGGGATAAGAACAGCGGCACAGGCTTTATCTTTTATCCGGGAGGCTTGGTTGAGGCCAAAAGCTATGCGCCGCTGCTTGAAAGGATTGCAGGGGAAAATGTCTTTTGCGTTCTGGTAAAAATGCCGTTTCATCTGGCTGTTTTTAACTCTAATGCGGCAGATACGGTGATCCAGGATTTTCCGGACGTAAAAAACTGGTATCTTGGCGGACATTCACTTGGTGGTGCTATGGCTTCCTCTTATGCGCAGAAACATGAAGACTCACTGGAAGGACTGGTTTTGCTTGCGGCGTATCCCACAGATACGCTTAAATCACTGCCGGTTTTGTCCATCTATGGCAGCAGGGACGGAGTTCTGAACCGGGAGAAATACAAAGAATCCATTAAAAACGCAAAAATCTGTAAGGAAATAATCATACAGGGAGCCAATCATGCAGGCTTTGGAAATTACGGAGAACAGAAAAAAGATAAAACAGCCAGTATTTCCGGTGAAGAGCAGTGGGACAGCACGGCTGAATATATACTGGAATTTTTGGATGCATTGGCATAG
- a CDS encoding efflux RND transporter permease subunit has protein sequence MVKAGKWIARHRVLILLLGILLLVPSVIGMAKTKINYDLLSYLPEHLETVKGQDILVDEYGMGAFSMVVVENMDLKDAQKLEDKFSDIPHVKDVLWYDDVADLSLPVEMIPKDLREAFFRGDATMMLALFDNTTSSDEAMEAVTQMRKVADKQCFISGMTGIVTDIKNISLQELPIYVVIATCLAFLVLELATESFLVPVFFLLSIGCAILYNMGTNLFLGGISYITQALTAVLQLGVTMDYSIFLLNSYEENKLRFPGDKNRAMGHAISNTFKSIVGSSVTTIAGFAALCCMTFTLGRDLGVVMAKGVVIGVICCVTLLPSMVLIFDKAIEKTKHRPLIRNVEGPSRFITKHYKLWLAVFLLLLLPAIYGNDHTKVYYNIAQSLPSSLPGNVANEKLQDDFDMSTMHMILMKKDMDSKEKRDMMEAVDQVDGIKWTIGMNSLFGPSIPDSMIPKDIKKMLQSDKYELAFVCSEYESATPTVNKQIAAIDKIVKSYDDSAMVIGEAPLMKDLQDVTDVDLRNVNIISIAAIFIIIMLVFKSLSLPVILVAVIEFAIAVNMAVPFYQGTSLPFVASIVIGTIQLGATVDYAILMTSRYQKERQRGHSKKEAISIAHKASMLSIITSGCSFFAATFGVACYSEVDMIGSICTLLSRGALISMAVVIMVLPAMFMIFDKVICKTSIGFLGKKTKRQRSSGKEVIE, from the coding sequence ATGGTCAAAGCGGGCAAGTGGATCGCCAGGCACCGGGTTCTCATATTACTTTTGGGGATTCTGCTGCTGGTTCCATCCGTAATAGGTATGGCTAAAACAAAAATTAACTACGATTTGCTCAGTTATCTGCCGGAACACCTGGAAACCGTAAAGGGTCAGGATATCCTGGTGGATGAGTATGGGATGGGTGCATTTTCCATGGTTGTTGTGGAAAACATGGACCTAAAGGACGCACAGAAACTGGAAGATAAGTTCAGCGATATACCTCATGTAAAAGATGTACTCTGGTATGACGATGTGGCAGATTTAAGCCTTCCGGTGGAGATGATCCCAAAGGATCTGCGGGAAGCCTTTTTCCGGGGCGATGCAACCATGATGCTGGCATTGTTTGACAACACCACTTCCTCCGATGAGGCAATGGAAGCAGTGACACAGATGAGAAAAGTTGCGGATAAGCAATGTTTTATCAGCGGCATGACAGGGATCGTCACAGATATCAAGAACATATCCCTGCAGGAACTGCCCATCTACGTGGTCATTGCCACATGCCTTGCTTTTCTGGTTCTGGAACTTGCCACAGAGTCCTTCCTTGTACCTGTATTTTTCCTGCTCAGTATTGGATGTGCCATTTTATATAACATGGGGACCAACCTGTTTTTGGGGGGGATTTCTTACATTACGCAGGCTCTGACCGCTGTACTGCAGCTTGGTGTTACCATGGATTACTCCATATTCCTCCTGAACAGTTATGAGGAAAATAAGCTTCGCTTCCCAGGCGACAAGAACAGGGCCATGGGGCATGCCATTTCCAACACGTTCAAATCCATTGTGGGCAGCTCCGTGACTACGATCGCCGGATTCGCTGCGCTCTGCTGCATGACGTTTACTCTGGGCAGGGACTTGGGTGTTGTTATGGCAAAGGGAGTGGTGATCGGTGTTATATGCTGTGTCACCCTGCTTCCGTCCATGGTACTTATATTTGATAAGGCGATTGAAAAAACAAAGCACAGACCTCTGATAAGAAATGTAGAGGGTCCGTCCCGGTTCATTACAAAGCACTACAAATTATGGCTGGCAGTTTTTCTGCTCCTGCTCCTGCCGGCAATATACGGAAATGATCATACGAAAGTGTACTATAATATTGCGCAGTCACTGCCCTCATCCCTTCCGGGTAATGTGGCCAATGAAAAGCTGCAGGATGATTTTGATATGAGTACCATGCATATGATACTTATGAAAAAAGATATGGACAGTAAAGAAAAGCGTGACATGATGGAGGCAGTTGACCAGGTAGATGGCATTAAATGGACCATTGGCATGAACTCCCTGTTCGGTCCGTCCATTCCTGATTCCATGATACCGAAGGATATTAAAAAGATGCTGCAAAGTGATAAGTACGAGCTGGCCTTTGTATGCTCGGAATATGAATCGGCCACGCCAACCGTGAACAAACAGATTGCAGCCATTGATAAGATTGTAAAATCATATGATGATTCTGCCATGGTAATCGGTGAAGCGCCTCTGATGAAAGACCTTCAGGATGTTACAGACGTGGACCTGCGCAATGTGAACATAATTTCCATTGCCGCCATTTTTATTATTATCATGCTGGTGTTTAAATCCCTGTCCCTTCCGGTTATCCTGGTGGCAGTCATAGAATTTGCCATTGCTGTGAATATGGCAGTGCCTTTTTATCAGGGGACCAGCCTTCCCTTTGTGGCAAGCATTGTCATTGGTACCATTCAGCTGGGGGCAACGGTTGATTATGCCATTTTGATGACCAGCCGGTATCAGAAGGAACGACAGAGAGGGCACAGCAAAAAAGAGGCCATATCCATTGCACATAAAGCAAGCATGCTGTCTATTATCACCAGCGGATGCAGCTTTTTCGCCGCAACCTTTGGAGTTGCCTGCTATTCTGAAGTGGATATGATAGGCTCTATCTGCACCCTGCTTTCAAGAGGAGCCCTAATCAGTATGGCTGTAGTTATCATGGTACTTCCGGCCATGTTTATGATATTTGATAAAGTGATATGCAAGACATCCATAGGATTTCTGGGTAAGAAGACAAAAAGACAGCGCTCATCAGGAAAGGAAGTAATAGAATGA
- a CDS encoding BlaI/MecI/CopY family transcriptional regulator has product MKNRIQKLPDSELDVMLALWNGHPDMTRLEVEAFVNQKKELAPTTILSMLTRLENKNFVSVKREGKTNLYSPVVMQSEYQQQEGKSVLEKLYGNSLKNFVASLYQGKQIGGEEIQELEKFLKELEREGE; this is encoded by the coding sequence ATGAAAAACCGTATTCAAAAACTACCTGATTCAGAGCTGGATGTGATGCTGGCTTTATGGAACGGCCATCCGGACATGACACGTCTGGAGGTGGAGGCTTTTGTGAATCAAAAGAAAGAGCTGGCACCCACCACAATCCTCTCCATGCTCACACGGCTTGAAAACAAGAATTTCGTCTCAGTAAAAAGAGAAGGAAAAACCAATCTCTACAGCCCTGTTGTGATGCAGAGTGAATACCAGCAGCAGGAAGGGAAAAGCGTGCTGGAGAAACTGTATGGGAATTCATTGAAGAATTTTGTGGCATCCCTGTACCAGGGAAAACAGATTGGCGGAGAAGAGATACAGGAACTGGAGAAGTTCCTGAAGGAGCTTGAGCGAGAGGGGGAATAG
- a CDS encoding sce7726 family protein codes for MLYDKDIREPLFDFLEERYGKIRILEEKQMGKSRADIVMVLPDTIAGIEIKSDADTYVRLKRQVRDYNRYYDSNLVVAGSTHALHIKEYVPKWWGIITAEKMGNTVDFYTLREPKPNPKVDMKRKLSILWRPELAHIQELNKMPKYREKSKAFVIEKILLKVPRETLALQISEELFERDYTTIEERIREYKRKKKHGL; via the coding sequence ATGCTGTACGATAAGGATATCCGGGAGCCTCTCTTTGACTTTTTAGAGGAGAGGTACGGTAAGATCAGGATCTTGGAGGAAAAACAAATGGGTAAGTCACGTGCGGACATTGTGATGGTCCTGCCGGACACCATTGCCGGTATTGAAATAAAGAGCGATGCGGACACCTATGTGAGACTGAAAAGACAGGTGAGAGATTACAACCGCTATTATGACAGCAACCTTGTTGTGGCAGGATCCACCCACGCTCTGCACATCAAAGAGTATGTTCCTAAATGGTGGGGAATCATCACAGCGGAAAAGATGGGAAATACCGTGGATTTTTATACCCTCCGGGAACCAAAGCCTAATCCGAAAGTGGATATGAAGAGAAAGCTCAGTATCCTATGGCGCCCGGAACTGGCACATATTCAGGAACTGAATAAGATGCCAAAATACAGGGAAAAAAGCAAAGCCTTTGTGATTGAAAAGATACTGCTGAAGGTTCCACGGGAGACGCTTGCCCTGCAGATCAGTGAAGAATTGTTTGAGAGGGATTACACCACAATTGAGGAAAGGATAAGGGAGTATAAGAGGAAGAAAAAGCATGGTTTATAA